One window of Thermacetogenium phaeum DSM 12270 genomic DNA carries:
- a CDS encoding cobalamin B12-binding domain-containing protein, giving the protein MAIFQDVANAVIGGDIERVKGLIKDLLDSGKDPLEIIDQGLIAGMDEVGVRFKAGEMFVPEVLMCAKTMAEGMSLIRPHLEGKDVKTHGTLLIGTVKSDLHDIGKNLVAMMVESAGFAVINLGTDVSPEAFVKAIQEHKPDILGMSALLTTTLPFMKETIEAIKEAGLRETVKIIVGGAPVTEEYARQIGADGYAPDAGSAAELCKKLVGAN; this is encoded by the coding sequence ATGGCGATATTTCAGGATGTGGCGAATGCAGTGATAGGAGGTGATATAGAACGGGTTAAAGGGCTAATCAAAGATTTGCTTGATAGCGGGAAAGATCCGTTAGAGATCATTGACCAGGGGCTAATTGCGGGAATGGATGAAGTAGGAGTTCGCTTCAAGGCGGGGGAGATGTTTGTTCCCGAGGTATTAATGTGTGCAAAAACAATGGCTGAAGGGATGTCGCTAATCAGACCTCACCTTGAAGGGAAGGATGTAAAAACCCATGGGACGCTTTTAATCGGAACGGTGAAGAGCGATTTACACGACATCGGTAAGAACTTGGTGGCGATGATGGTAGAAAGTGCTGGTTTTGCGGTAATTAACCTGGGGACGGACGTATCTCCTGAGGCATTCGTGAAGGCTATTCAGGAACATAAGCCGGATATTTTAGGGATGTCGGCATTGTTGACGACCACTCTGCCCTTCATGAAGGAAACGATTGAGGCGATTAAAGAAGCGGGTTTACGGGAGACGGTAAAGATAATCGTGGGAGGGGCTCCGGTAACGGAGGAGTATGCCAGGCAGATTGGAGCAGACGGATATGCGCCGGATGCCGGGTCGGCGGCAGAGCTTTGCAAAAAGCTCGTAGGGGCTAACTAA